Genomic segment of Citrus sinensis cultivar Valencia sweet orange chromosome 7, DVS_A1.0, whole genome shotgun sequence:
tcttgatTTCCTTTTTGATCTTGAATGTTAGTTTAGTTTTAAGGAAAATGTTGGGCTGTCCCTGTGATTGTGTTCTTCCTGTAAGCAAAAGAACCGGATTTTATGATCTGGGTTAGCTAGCTAACTCGAATCTTGCGTTGACAGCTGGTTTTTGCTGCGTGTCTGTTTGTCTAAAAATGGCTTCTTAATTTTCAAGAAATGAACAGTTTGTTTTCAAGGTCCAGCTAAGTTCTCTCTCTGTTTTGACGATGTTTTgagtttcttatttttatatatatataaaatggaCTAGGACTATATTATTCAGTGAATGTGAATGTGAATGGCTGAGACTTTAGGGAGGAGAATTATGGCTCATGGTACTGATGTATCTGTACCGCCACAACAAATGGCAAGATTGGATGGCAAATGCTGTAATGGAAATATGCCTATGAATGCAATGGAGGAtcaaaatgttgaaacttTGGACAATTCTAATCAATTCAATAATACAGCTGGGAAACCTCCAAGGAATCTCTCAGTTATGAGGCATTCTTGTAGCTCTGCTTGGCTATCTGAAGCGGTAAGTAGAAGCCCCCACACCGcctcaacttttttttttttttttttttctgtcaaTTGGCTTTGGTATATGCTCTTTAGTTAatttcattccaaaatttctcaaattcaGGCTCCATAGCAAGGCATGCATTTTATGATTGATTTGTTTCAGTTGGATTTGcttatttcaactttcaagAATGAGGTTCCATGTGGAGCTTGAGTTGGGTGAGGTTTTAGGATCCACATGACTCTTCTTGGGCTTGACGCTATAACAGTATATGTTGCTTAGAATGGAATGGAATGTTGCATTATGgctattttttaagtaaatctGCAATACCATTTcctaaaaactttgaaaaactttgaaaaacatgCTTATTTTTCTGATCACTTTCTACCAAAACAATTTTGGGCAACGGTTCTTCAAGATTAGTGATTGGTTTACaactttctttggttcttggTGCCAGACAAGTAAAACAACACATTTCAGACAGATAAACTTGTAAGTCGTGGAATCTGAACTGACTCCCAAAGCAAACTGCACACTGCAAATGGTAAATTGCCGATTTGCTTAGACCCAAAAACTGGAGTCGTTAAAGATCTTTCTTGCAACAGCACAAGCTTGATGCCACAATGCCCCATAACTTATTTGATCCCAACtctgtatttattattaatctctgataaattgttatttatttatttttaacaatgcTAGGATTGTCTATGCATGCATGATAATCTGTTTGTCTTAGCTTAGGTGGAGTGCATATTTCTTAGTGGCTACTTGGAACCAGGCTTTAATAAGACAGTTATCACAAAAGAGAAACATAAGATCCAACCTCACCATAGTCCACAACTTTAAGATCTGAGCTAAGGCTTAAAGACAAGGCTTTAATTAGTATATGAATTATGGCTCTGGAAACAGATTTCagttgattaatttttatttttttaatctgtgCAGGAACAGGATTTGGGGATTATGAACTTGAAGCCACCATCAGCTAATGATTCTGAGTTTCAACCTGTATTCCGTTCAGGAAGCTGTTCTGAAAGAGGACCAAAACAATACATGGAAGATGAGTTCATCTGTGTCGATAATCTTGACGAACATCTTCCTTCagtttcaaaattatctaCTTCCGGAGCATTTTATGGGGTATGTTGCTGTTATAATAAGCAACTTTAAGAAATACATAAAACTTCTGTTAATTCCTTTGAATTGCAATAATTTAATGCTGATGGTTTCCAGCACATgctaaatcaatttcatacaCCGTGGCCAACCATGAATACCAACTTGGATATGCTTGATAAATCATTTACAGTTCTATAAAACTACATTTATATGAGAGTCTCTACATCATGAGCCGTCAGGCAGtctaaaatgaatttgtttgATTATTCATTACATAGACATACACATTTACTTGCTTGTGCCAAAGgtgttttatcatttaaaacggAATTAGTTGACAAATGGCAAATGCAAGAGTTCTTAATTGGTGGACACTGAGATATTGTTTATAACTGTAGGTGTTTGATGGACACGGTGGTATTGATGCAGCATCATTTACCAAAAATAACATCCTCGGGTTCATTGTTGAAGACACTCACTTTTCAGCTGGCACTAGAAAGGCTGTTAAGAGTGCTTTTGGAAAGGTTGATCATGCATTTGCAGATGCTAAATCTCTTGATAGTTCCTCTGGCACCACTGCCTTGACAGCCCTTATATTGGGCAGGTGTGGAACCTTACTAGTCAAAATTTACATCTAGCTTTCGCTTGTTTACATCTCTTTTTGACCCTTACTCCTGCAGGACCATGCTGATTGCGAATGCTGGGGATTCGCGAGCGGTGTTAGGCAAACGGGGAAGAGCAATTGAACTGTCCAAAGACCACAAACCAAATGTCACTTCTGAGAGATtaagaattgaaaaattagGCGGTGTGATATATGATGGCTATCTGAACGGCCAACTAGCAGTAGCTCGTGCTCTTGGAGACTGGCACATCAAGGGCTCTAAAGGTTCGAGCTGTCCTTTAAGCTCTGAGCCTGAGCTGGAAGAACTTGTTCTGACAGAAGAAGACGAGTATTTGATATTAGGCTGTGATGGTCTTTGGGATGTAATGAGCAGCCAATGTGCAGTTACAATGGTTAGGAAGGAACTGATGCAACACAATGATCCTGAAAGGTGCTCAAAAGCGCTGGTCAAAGAAGCACTTCAACGCAACACATGTGACAATCTTACAGTTGTTGTGGTCTGTTTCTCCCCCAATCCACCTCCCAAGATTCAAATTCCTAAATCGCACAAAAGGAGAAGTATATCGGCCGAAGGCCTTGATCATCTCAAAGGTGTCTTGAATGGCTTGTGAACAGAAATTACCTTCAGAAAATtctattttgtatatttttttaagattccCATTTTTGTAACACAAGTACAAAACTGTTGTAACTTGTTCTAAGGGATCTGCTAACATTTTTGTCCTTATTTTTGCCCCTTCCTTTTCCTGATATGATTATGAGGACACACATTCCAGTATCACATGGACAGAACTTCGGAAAGTTGTGATGCCACCGCGTACGCATCAAAATTTATACCTTATTAtgcttttacattttttatgaATGTGGGCCGGGAAAGCCCAGCCCAAAAACTTGTACTAGTTTTGATAACGTCTTGAGCAATCCTGCGTCAAAACCCTCGAGTAAATAGAAGACCCATGGCAACCTTGAAGGAGATCCTGACCCGGCGCCCTGTGGCCGCCACGATCCGGCTGACGGTCCCAGCCGGCGGCGCAAGACCGGCGCCGCCAGTGGGTCCAGCACTAGGTCAGTACCGGCTCAATTTGATGGCATTCTGCAAGGACTTCAATGCCCGCACGCAAAAGTACAAGCCAGAGACGCCGATGTCCGTCACGATTACGGCTTTCAAAGACAACACGTTCGAGTTCACCGTCAAGTCTCCGTCGGTTACTTGGTACCTGAAAAAGGCGGCGGGTATTGAGTCGGGTAGCAGCCGACCCGGGCACGTGACGGCGTCGACGGTGACGTTGAAACATATTTACGAGATAGCGAAAGTGAAGCAGTCTGATCCGTACTGTCAGTACATGCCGTTGGAGAGTATTTGTAAGTCCATCATTGGGACTGCTGCTACGATGGGGATTAAAGTTGTCAAGGAATTggattagatttttatttttctttttttattttttcttttttttaaaaaaaaagagttgcttgatttttattttggtgtttgttagatttttgatgtatggCATACGGGATTATCTTGGCTTAGAATAAAATGTACGCTTTACTTAAGATTTGATTAATGCATTAAGCATTGACGTcggattttcctttttttaat
This window contains:
- the LOC102610731 gene encoding probable protein phosphatase 2C 47 isoform X1, with amino-acid sequence MAETLGRRIMAHGTDVSVPPQQMARLDGKCCNGNMPMNAMEDQNVETLDNSNQFNNTAGKPPRNLSVMRHSCSSAWLSEAEQDLGIMNLKPPSANDSEFQPVFRSGSCSERGPKQYMEDEFICVDNLDEHLPSVSKLSTSGAFYGVFDGHGGIDAASFTKNNILGFIVEDTHFSAGTRKAVKSAFGKVDHAFADAKSLDSSSGTTALTALILGRTMLIANAGDSRAVLGKRGRAIELSKDHKPNVTSERLRIEKLGGVIYDGYLNGQLAVARALGDWHIKGSKGSSCPLSSEPELEELVLTEEDEYLILGCDGLWDVMSSQCAVTMVRKELMQHNDPERCSKALVKEALQRNTCDNLTVVVVCFSPNPPPKIQIPKSHKRRSISAEGLDHLKGVLNGL
- the LOC102610731 gene encoding probable protein phosphatase 2C 47 isoform X2, with protein sequence MAHGTDVSVPPQQMARLDGKCCNGNMPMNAMEDQNVETLDNSNQFNNTAGKPPRNLSVMRHSCSSAWLSEAEQDLGIMNLKPPSANDSEFQPVFRSGSCSERGPKQYMEDEFICVDNLDEHLPSVSKLSTSGAFYGVFDGHGGIDAASFTKNNILGFIVEDTHFSAGTRKAVKSAFGKVDHAFADAKSLDSSSGTTALTALILGRTMLIANAGDSRAVLGKRGRAIELSKDHKPNVTSERLRIEKLGGVIYDGYLNGQLAVARALGDWHIKGSKGSSCPLSSEPELEELVLTEEDEYLILGCDGLWDVMSSQCAVTMVRKELMQHNDPERCSKALVKEALQRNTCDNLTVVVVCFSPNPPPKIQIPKSHKRRSISAEGLDHLKGVLNGL
- the LOC102610432 gene encoding 54S ribosomal protein L19, mitochondrial yields the protein MATLKEILTRRPVAATIRLTVPAGGARPAPPVGPALGQYRLNLMAFCKDFNARTQKYKPETPMSVTITAFKDNTFEFTVKSPSVTWYLKKAAGIESGSSRPGHVTASTVTLKHIYEIAKVKQSDPYCQYMPLESICKSIIGTAATMGIKVVKELD